ACCTAAATTTAAAGGAGGAAATAACGCTTTAATTTTACGAAAGTCTCTAGCTAATGCTTTCAATATTTCTATTTTATTTATCTTACATCTGTATCCTTCTATGTAACATATTATAGTATTATTATTTAAAACATGAAACTCTGAAGATGCAGGAAAATTAAGATTATTCAAAAATTTTATAATATTTTCGTCTGGTTTCACATTATCAAATTCTATAAAGTATTTAGAGTCAGAAACATATGAAATAATAGACTCAGCACTATTGATTGTTAACCCTTGAATAGATAGAAATACGTTATTGGAAATCTTAATTCTTATAGAAATTTTACCGTTCAAATAGCTTAGTTTATAATTATACGCTGATACGTTGTACTTTGTTAGGAAATTCAATAGATTAGTTAAGTCTTTAGTATCAGTAGTTATCACGTATTTACCTATAACCTCTTTCATAAAAGAAAAATTATTTGGTCAAATTAATAGTTGATTATATACTTCCTCTCTTTTTTAAAAACATAAAATATATGCTTTTCATGTAGCAAATATTATTAGTTATATAACTTATTTTCAATTTTAATTATAGATAAAAACTATATGTCTTTAACTATATAGATCAAATCAGCAGAAACTTTATTCTACAATGTCTTCTAATACTTTATATGTATCTTTTGAACTCTAATTTAATTAAAAACGTTTTTACTATAATAGCTAATAAAGATTCTAATTATTTATTATTGCTATATTAAAGATTTTATTGTTTTATTTTTTATAAAAAATATTAAAAAGAGAAAGAGTTAAAAACAATCATTACAATATACCTTAATTATGATCAAGAGTAAAAATAAATTTGATATAAGAGTATTTGGTAGCACATATGAGGAAATAAGAAAAAATTTTGTTTGGCCTCAAAAATTCAACTTCATTGAAAGTGTTGATGAAAATAGTGGTATAGCTCTAATAGAAGATAGCAAAGAAATAAAATATCAAGAAATTAAAGAAAGGAGTAATGGTGTTTCAAAATTTCTCAAAGAATTAGGAGTTAAAAAAGGAGATATAGTAGCTGGAATGTTACCTCAAGGCTTCAATTTGCTTTCTGCATTGCTAGGATCTTATAAGAATGGTAGTATTTATCTATCTATGAGTATATTATTTGGAACTGATGCAATAAAGTTTAGATTAAATCATAGTAAAGCATCAGTAGTTTTCACTACGTCAGAGTACGTAAAGAAAATTAAAGAAGTTTATAATACAATAATAGTAAGCGATGATGGAGGAGATTATAATTATGATGATATAGAAAAAGTAAGTATCATAGAATATAATGAGGTTAAAGAGAATGAACCAATACATTTATTCTATACATCAGGAACTACTGGAGAGCCAAAAGGAGTCTTACTGCCTAAAAGCTGGATTCTAGGGCATTTACCAGCATGGCAGATTTCATTAGATTTCCCAAAAGAAAAAGAAATATTTATAACGCCAGCTGAATGGGCATGGATAGGAGGTTTAGGTGATTTAGTACTTCCAGCCTTATATTACGGCAATACTGTAATTACATATAAAAGACAAGGTAAATTTGATCCTATAGATTTTTTAGATGTGTTAGAGAACTATAAAGTGAATGGAACATTCATGGTTCCTACTGCAATTAGAATGCTTAAAAACCATGAAAATGAAGTTAAAAAATATAATTTAGAATTAAAAGCTATAATAAGTGGTGGAGAAGTAGTTAATCCAGATTTGATAACTTGGACAAAAAATAATATGAATACAGATTTAAACCAAATTTATGGACAAACAGAAGCTAATTTGGTAATATGTAATTCTCCATTAATAATGAAAGTAAAGCCAGAATATACAGGTCCAGAATGTCCAGGCCATAAAGTATTAATCTTAGATGAAGAAGGAAAAGAAGTAACTAATACTATAGGAGAAATAGCGATAAAACTCCCAGATCCTAGTGCAATGATTGAATATTATAAGAATCCAGATGCTACTAAATTGAAGATAAAAAATAATATCCTATTCACTGGAGATATGGGATATATAGATAATGAAGGTTATATTAAATTTGTAGGAAGAAAAGACGATATAGTAAAAGTATCTGGTTACAGACTTAGTGCACTGGAGATAGAAAACGAAATAAGTAAGCATCCATCAGTTGCTTCTTGTGCTGTAGTCGATATCCAAGATAAAATAAGAGGATCGATAATTGTGGCTTTTATCGTACCTAAAGAAGGATATAAGCCTGATATTAATCTCGAAAATGAGATAAAAACTTTTGTAAAGAATAAGCTAGCTACATACGCTTATCCTAGATTCATATTCTTTGTTGACGATTTACCAAAGACAGTGACAGGAAAATTAAGAAGAGTAGAACTAAGAAAATTAGCAGAAAAAATGATAGAAGATAGAGAGCGTAGTTCCTCTTGAATATAAGTTATTGTAAACCAGTAAAATAAGAATCATAACACAAAAAATTTCTGAAAAAAGAAAAAGTGAAATTATTTTTTAAAATATACTAGATTAAAAAACTGCTTTAATAATTGCATCTATCTCGTTTTGGGAAGAGATCTTAACCCAGTTTACTGGATTTTCTATAGTATTTATACCTTTTTTAATTTCTAAACTTTCTGTATTTTTGTCATCAAATGCTGTTTTAAGGATAAGTTTTGCATCATTATTTATAGAAATGAACAGCTTACGTACGTTAGGTAGATAAAACCACCTACTCTCTGTCCCTTTAAATTTACCCCTCAATTCATTGTAACTTTTTGGATCAAATATAGTATTATCGACATACTCCATCCATATTTCATGAGTATACCCTTCCTTTCCAGTATCAGGTCTAGAACTATACGTATCTCTAAATGATGCAAAAAGAAGTTTAGGTTTCCCATCTGGCTCAGTAGTATAATGCGGATGTCCTACTTGAGTAAACGAATCATCTAATCCTAAGAGAGGCATAAGAGACCCTTGAAGAAAACTTACATTTTTAAATGCATCTATTGATGAAATATTATCAGAAAATACTTCATCCATACTAGGGCCTACATAAGTTTGTAAAAGCCATTTTGACATAGGAGTAGCCTCAACAAATATTTGAAATCTTGGAATTAATGTAAAATCTAATACATCATTAGACTTACCCCAGGATGCTCCTATTTTTCCCCAGTCTTCAATATTTAGTTTTTCAAAATCATCTACATTTCTAATTACATATAATTCTAAACTAGAGAATTCATTGGAAGGACTTACTGCTATAGCATCTTTTATGTTAAGATAAGCTCCAGTTGGCCTTATAGCTAAACCAGAATCTTTATTAAAGTCATTAATAAGGTTCTTATATCCTTTTAATTTCCAGTTACTATCAAAAACTAGAAAATATAAGTTCTTTCCATGGCTCGAAGTAATATAAAACTCATCTTTAGCTTCATTATAAAATCCTCTTACTGCATTATTACTATAATTTACATTTTCTGGAAAATCTGACGGTAATATTTTTATTAAAGCACTAAGATCAACATTCATGGAATCATCTATGGGTGCAACAAAACCTTCTCTTTTAAGTCCAATTGGATCATTCCATCCTGTGAATAATAGCCAATGCTTATCTCTCTTGACATCATAAATTATATATGGTGTTCCTACGCCACCTTTAATTTCATTATTTTGTATTTTTTGAGGAAGTAGTATTGGTTTAATTATAGTCATTATATATAATTAACTTATCTTATATATATATTCTTACTTTACTCAAAATATGAAATTCCTAATAATGTTAAATCAGCAAATGCAGAAATTATGTTTACGCTAAAGAAGTACAGTTATTTAATGTGCCTTTGAACGAGGAATTTAAAGAATACTAAGAATTTAGATAAAAACTATCTAGTTAATTATCTAATACGAAATTCTTAATATGATAAGAACTTAAGAGCATAAAAATTATATTTTCAGCTAGTTTTATATTATTAGTCACTAAATTGTCAAGAAACATTGGATACATTTATTGTCGATCTCAGAATAGTTGACATCATATTATTTGATATTGCGTTTTAATTAAATATTTATCGTATTTAAGTAGAAGAATTTGCTATAGTTCCTTCTTACAACGACATAATTGAACTGGAGGTATTCTGTTCAAAAATTCTAATTCGTCTGTTATTCCGTTATTTTTGGCTATTTCTCTATAGACGAACGCTGATGGCCTCCAATATAATTTTTTAGTAGGAAAATCAACTTTCAATAAACCAAATTTCATTGAGAAACCTACTCCCCACTCATAGTTATCTGAGATAGACCAATGCATATATCCCCTAACATCAGCTCCTTCATTTATGGCTCTATTCGTTTGATAGATATGAGAAACTAAAGAGTAAGGTCTCAAATAATCCATATCGTCAGCAATACCATTTTCTGTAACATACATGTGAATATGATATCTATTCCAATATTTAACGAGCACATCGTACAATCCTTCTGGTGCTACTTCCCATCCGTTGTCACTACACGGAAATCCTGAGGGACTTACAGAGTTAGGTCCACAACTATGACCATAACCGTTTACTCTCGTATACCCGTCTTCAATCTTTTTTACAACAGTTCTTGTGTAATAATTTACTCCTATCCAATCTACTTTGTTTTTTAAATCTTCTCTAATTATTTTTTCTTGTTTTTTAATTTCGCCCCTTATTATAGCATCAAAGTACATCCATCTATTTTCATACTCTGCAATTTCTACAGCCTCAATATCATTTTCACTTGCAGGCTGAAATGAGGTATTAGCATAAACTATTCCCACAGATTTCTTTGAAATATTTTTTATCGCATCATAAGCTCTAGCGTGCGCCTGGACAAGATTATAGAAAGCCTTTTTTCTCAATTCCAAGTTTGCCTTTATTGAAGGAATAAATGAATTACCCCAAACCACATTAGGCTCATTAATTGTAACGTATAAGTCTACTAAATCATCGAATTTCCATGCTACGTATGCAGAGAATCTTGCAAATTCGTAAACTGTACGAGTACTTAACCATCCCATAGGTCCAGTAAGATCTCCATTTCTTATTCTAATTGGATCATGTAGCCAGAGTGGTAGAGGCCAGTGATATAAATTCAATATAAGATGGATTTCTCTATTCTTAATATCTTTAAATATCTCTCTATAATGAGTTATTGCATCCTTATTAGCATAGTGATCTATTTCTCTTAATATATTTTCATTTATTTCAACTTCTGTTATGTCTTCCTCATTTTCCTTAAAATCCTTAGGTTTTGGTAGGGGTTTAGGAAATATTCTTGACCATTCAATACCTAATCTAGCTATTTTTAAATGCATTCTTTCAGCGTTATCATGAAAAATTCTATAATTCTCCCAATAATTAGCACCATCTTCTGGAAAATCCCCACTAACTATTCTAGACATTATATTTTCTTTATCATGAACCCAAACGTACCAATCAGTATTAGGATCTTCAGAATTTGAACTACCCATCTCAAATTGAAATCCAGATTGTGACCAACCAAACTTAAAATTGTTAGGAAATCCTATCATTTTATTTACCTTATATCTTTCTCTAGGGCGAATATTTAAGCATTATAAATATAAGGCACTTAACTTAGTTGTGTTTCTTTTTTATAGAAAGAATAAGGACAAATTATTATAAATAATATTTTATCTAAACAAATAATTATTAACCAAATAAATTAACTAAAATAACTTTACGAATTGTCTATGGTGAATTCGTTGGGATAGGCCCTTTTTTAAGATTCTAGTTGTTAGGAAATCCTTTTATTTTTCTTCTCTAGACCATGTTGATATGAAAAAAGCTACGGAGGCTATCAAGTTCAACATTAAAGTTAAAACTGACGTAGATAGAAATCTAAACTTAAAAGAAGAAACAATTGAGATAAATAGAAATGAGATAAACGTTTACGAAGACAATAATCTTGTTTCCCACTATAATAATATAGTTAAATTATCATTAGAATCAGGCATAACAATAGATAAGTTAATAGGTATATCTTCTGATAACAAAATTTTCGAAATAGCATATTTTACTAAGAAAAAAGAAGAGTTATTTAAGAAGGTAATAGATGGTTTTAACAAAAATGAGCAAATAGAAATTAGCGATAAAGATGACGAAAATTCTAAAGCTAGCATGAGTACAATAAAATGGCTTTGGAATATTGCTTCTAAATATAGGAAGACGTTAATAATAGGTGCTATACTTTCTTTAATAACTACTGGATTAAATTTAGTTCCTCCTTATTTACTTAAAATTTTAATAGATAGTGTATTGCTTTCACCTAAGTATTCTACAAGTTTGTACATAAACATAATAGTCTTCTTAACTTTATCATATTCCTTTTTAGCATTAATAACTTCAATACAAAATAGAACTTTAAATAATTTGGGTTCTAAAATAATAAACGATTTAAGGGACAAATTATATGCTCATTCAATTAAACATGATTATTCTTTTATAGAAAGAATTTCGCCTAGTAGAATTTTATCTAGGTTAACTACAGATGCTGGAAATACTAACTGGTTACTAGTTTGGGGATTGCCTACATTACTTACTAACTTATTTACTATAATAGGAATTGGTGTAATACTCTTTACTTTAGATGCTACTTTAGCTATGTTTATACTCATACCTATTCCAATTATTATCTATATGATAATAATATATAGGAAAAAATCTCATAGATTGTATCATAGAAATTGGAGAAGAAGCGCTGATATTACATCAAAAATAAACGATACTATTCCATACTTTATAGTTGTAAGATCGTTTTCAAAAGAGGAATACGAATCCAAAAAACTAAGAGAAATGTTAGATAAATTATACGAATCTAATGTTACAATAAATAAAATGAATGCAACGTATTGGCCACTGATGGGTTTTATAGTTAATATTTCTACTATATTAATATGGTGGATAGGAGGTCATGAGGTAATATCTGGAATAATCCAACTCGGTGTAATAACTGCGTTTATAGCATATATTTCACAATTTTATGGACCTATTAATAATTTAAGTAATGTTTTACCATTTATTCAACAATCCCTAACTTCGGCAGAAAGAATAAGAGAAGTTTTAGAAACTAAACCCCAAATAACTAATCCGGAAAATCCTAAAAAACCAGAAATGCCTGCTGAAATTGTATTAGAAAACGTATCATTTGGCTATGATCCTCATTTTCCTGTTATAAAAGACGTAAACATGGTAATAAAACCTAAAGAGAAAGTTGCAATAGTAGGCAAAAGTGGTTCAGGAAAAAGTACAATAGCTAAATTACTTTTAAGATTTTATGATGTAAACCAAGGAAAAATACTTATTGGAGGAGTAGATATTAGAGAAATAGATTTAGATTATCTTAGGAGAAAAATAGCTTACGTTCCTCAAGACGTAGTACTTTTTGATACTACTGTTGGTTATAATGTAGCGTATGGAAGTGACGATATCAATGAGGTAGAAATAATTAAAGCATGCAAAATAGCTAAAATTCACGATGAGATCTTAAAATTACCATTTATGTATGATACTATATTGGGAGAAAGGGGTACTTATTTGTCTGGAGGACAAAGACAGAGATTAAGTATTGCAAGAGCTATTATAAAAAATCCAGATGTTCTAATTTTCGATGAAGCTACATCTAGTTTAGATATAATAAGTGAAAGAGAAGTTTACAAAGCTATGATGAACGTATCAAAGAATAAGACAGTAATACTAGTTACCCATAATGTACATGAAGTAATGAATTCAGATAAAATATTCGTATTAAGTAATGGAAAAATAGTGGAAGAAGGAAAACCAAATGATCTATTAAATAAAAAAGATGGAGCTTTCTACTCCATGTTTAAAGAACAAATTAATGAAGAAAATATTTCTACGGAAAGAAATATTGAATATGATGACGAGAAAATTAATCTGATAGATGATGTAAGAGACATAAAAATAGAACCATCAAACAGAAGAAGTGCAGTAAATGTAAGGTATAACGGAATATTTTATGAAAACCTAATACCTAAAATGTTATTCCCTATAACTAACTCAAAATTTATAGGCTTTTATGATCAAGAAAATCATGAAATATTTCTAATGAGAGATTATACAAAACTAGATATTAATTCACGTAAAAATCTTGAAACTGCTATAGCTTATAATAATTTAATATTCCAAGTAGAGAAAATTAATGAAATTAATATAAAAGGAGACCAATTAGAATGGAATATAACTACTAATAAAGGAAAAATAAAAACATATACTTCTGGAAGAAGAAATATAGTAGTATTAGATTCAAAAATTATTTTAATTGATAAAAATGATAACTTATATGAAATACAATTAGATAGACTAGACAAAAGAAGTTTTAAACTATTAATGGAAACTATATAACTTTTTTAATATTAATTTCTAAAGTTAAACGATAAAAACTCTGTATAACATATAATCGAAATATTCCTTGATAATCTTAAGAAACATTAGGATTTATATCTCCATAATATTTATAATCCTTACTGAAATACTCTAAGTGCAGTTTCTTGTATGGATATCTGCTAAGTGCTTCTTCATTTACCTCTATACCTAATCCTGGCTTATCACTAGGGTGAATATAGGAATTTTTAACGTTAAAGTATTCCTTAATTAATGATCTTCTAACAGTTTCTGCATCAATCCAGTATTCCATAATTAACGAATTGTTTAAAATTAACATAAGATTTAATGTTGCTGCAGTTGCTATTGGACCGTTAGGATTATGAGGTGCTACAGATATATAATAAGTTTCTGCCATATTACCTACTTCTTTTAATGCTTCTATTCCACCTACATGGCAAACATCAGGTTGAATTATGTCAACTGCTCTCTTTTCTAAAAATTCCCTATACCTATATTTGTTTACAATTCTTTCCCCACTAGCTATAGTTATAGGAGATTTATCTTTTACGTTCTTTAACGCTTCTATATCCTCCTCTGGTACAGGCTCTTCTACCCAATAAGGCTCATATTTTGATATTTCATTTATCATCTTAACTGCTGATGCAGTATTAAATCTTCCATGTGCATCTAGCATAACATCAATATTATATCCTACTGCATCCCTTATTGCCTTAAGTCTACTTTTAGCTTTTTCTATATCATCTCTGCTAGCTTGTGGTCCAGAAGATCCAAAAGGATCCAATTTTACTGCATTAAATCCTTGATCTACGACTTTTCTTACTGCATTTGCAAATTCTTCTGGACTCCTATCACCAGAGATAAATCCATTAGCATATACTCTAACAGAATCTTTCGTTTTACCTCCAAGCAGTTCATAAACGGGTTTATTAACACTTTTACCTAAAATATCCCATAATGCTTGTTCTATGGCACTTATAGCTGACATGAGTATTGGACCACCTCTCCAGAAGAAATGCCTATATAAGAAGTTGTATATTTCGTTTGGATTTACTTCTCTTCCAATTAAGAACGGTTTAAAGTCATAAACTGCTGCTTCTATAGTTTTTTCAAAATCACCCATAGTTCCTTCTCCATAACCTGATATTCCATCATCAGTATCTATTTTTACAATTGTAAAATTTCTCCATACAGCATTAACTAAATAGACTTTTACATCAGTTATTTTCATATTTATTCACCTAGAATAGACAACTAACTTCTGTTCAGTCATTTCTAACATAGTATTTATAATACTTTCTCTTCCTATACCACTTTTCATAACTCCACCAAATGGTAAATTATCCCATCTAAGCCTAGTAGTGTCATTAATTATTACTGTTCCTGCTTTTAATTTACTGGCTATATCGTATGCTCTACTAAAATTAGAAGTAAATACTGATGCATCTAAGCCATATTCAGTAGAGTTAGCTACTTTTACTGCTTCATCGTCACTATCTACAGATACTATAGGTAATATTGGCCCAAATACTTCTTCCTTTAATATCCTTGCATTAGAATCTTTAGATAATTTAATTACTGTAGGAGGAAAGTAATATCCTATAGATGGTACTGTGCCTTTGAAAATAACTTGACCTCCTTCCTTTTCTGCATTCTGTAAAAACTCTTTCATTCTCATCACTGCTTGATTTGAAATTAAAGGAGGAATATCAACGTCTTCAGATAATGGATCTCCGGATTTTAACTTTCTCACTGCTTCGACTAGCTTATTACTAAACTCTTTTTCAATTTCTTTTCTTACTATTATTCTTTTGGTAGCGTTGCAGAATTGTCCTGCAAAATCAAATCTTCCAACCAAAGCAGATTTAACAGCTTTATTTAGATCTGCATCTTCTAATATAATCATCGCGTCACTACCTCCTAATTCCATAATTACTCTTTTTCCTTCTTTTATTGCTTGACTAGCTAAAGCCAAGCCTACTTCTACTGAACCAGTAAATGTAATTAACGAAATTTTCCTATTTTTTACAAACTCATTACCTATCATTTCTGAATTTCCAGTTACTATATTTACGCTTTTAGGGATAATCTGATTAACTATCTCTGCTAATTTAATTTGAGTTAATGGAGTGAGGGAGGACGGTTTAAATACTACAGTATTGCCTACGGCTATAGCTGGGGCTACTTTATGTGCAAAACTGGCTGCAGGAAAGTTGAAAGGAGTTATAGCACCTACAACTCCAATTGGTTCTCTCTTTATAAATGCTATTCTATTTTCATTACCTGGAGGAGTATCGTATAGATCTAATGGTATAAATTGTCCTTCTAATGCTCTCCTAAGTTCAGATGATGCCAGTTCAAAAATTTTTGCAGTTCTTTCGATTTCAGCTCTAGAACTTTTTATTGGCCTACCAGTCTCTAATGTCATAGTTTTTGAAAGATCTTCTACATTTTCTCTAATCTTTGAAGCTATATTATTGAGTAAATTACTTCTTTTAGCAGGAGTTATTTTATTTATTTTTTCAAACTCTTCATAAGCTAAATCGATAGCTTTTCTGACATCTTCTAGCGACAGAGAAGGAACGTAATCTATAATTTCACCAGTAGCAGGATTTCTAACTTCAATTTTATCTTTAGAATCAATTTTTTCTCCTCCTATTAAGGTATACATGTATACAATATCGTATATTCTAAATTTAAGGTTTTCTTTCAAACGAAGAATTAGAAAAATAAAATAATTATATAATATTAGTATAATCTATGATAAATGTATTTAGTAAATACAAGGCAAAATTAGCCGAAGGCCCAGTATATGATTTAGAATTAAATAAACTTTTTTGGGTAGATATAGACGGAAAGAAAATAGTAATAAAAGACCTTGAGAACAAAGAAGAAAAAGAAATTACTACAAGTGATTTAGTTTCTTCATTGTGTGTAATAAATAATACTGAAGTCATAGCTACAATCAGACATGACTTTTATATAATAAATATAGATTCAGGCAATATTTTAAGTAAAATTGATGGACAAGAAAACGATCTAGAGAATAATAGATTTAATGATGGAAAATGTGATAAGTTAGGAAGATATTGGGCAGGAACAATGAATATGTTAAAAGATAAACCTTCAGGAAACTTATATAAATTAGAAGGAAATAAAATAGAAAAAATGCTGAGTCAATTGACAGTTTCTAATGGTTTAGGATGGAATCCTGAGAATAATATTATGTATTTGATAGATAGTCCGATAAGAAAAGTATATTCTTTTGATTACGATCTAAATAAGGGAGAGATTTTTAATAGAAAAGTATTAATAGATTTCAAAGATGAAGTAGGTAATCCAGATGGAATGACAGTTGATGAAGAAGGATATTTATGGATAGCTCATTGGAATGGAGGAAAAATAAGCAGATGGAGTCCAAATGGAAAGAAAGTTTTTGAAATTAAACTCCCTGTAACTTACGTGTCGTCAGTCACATTTGGAGGAAAAGAAATGAACGAATTATTCATTACTACGGCTTATAAAGAAGATGAACCATTAAGTGGAAAAGTATTTACATATAAAACTGATACTAGAGGCCTTCCAAACAATAGATTCAACAGGAGTACATAGAAGTTAAATATTTTAAATGAGCTTTATTTTTATGGAAATTTCGTTAAAAGGTAAAACATGTTTAATTACTGGAGGGACTCATGGAATAGGCCTAGTTACGTCAAAATTTTTTTCAGAACTTGGTGCTAGAGTAATAGCTACTGGAAGACATATACCAGAGGATGATAAAATTAAGTTTGTTAGAGTAGACTTAACTTCTAGAGAAGACCTATTAAACTTTATAGAATGGTACAAAAAAGAAATAGGTAAGATAGATTGTTTAATAAATAATGCATCTGTTAATTCTAGATACTCAATACTTAATGTAACATTAGAAGAATGGGATAAAATGCTAGCATTAGAACTTACTGCTCCAATGTTACTCTCTAAAATGGCTGCAGAAATAATGATAAAAAATGGAGTTAAAGGTAAAATAATAAATATAGCTGCGATTCAAGCAAAATATCCATTACCTGAATCATTACCTTATGTTACTGTTAAAGGTGGTCTGATTTCTATGACTAGAAGTTTGGCTGTAGATTTAGGTAAATATGGAATTCAAGTAATAACAGTAGTTCCGGGCCCAATATATACTAGAGGTGAAGAAGTACCTGAAAAATTGGATAAAAATGCTGCTACATTATTGGGAAGAATGGGAAGACCTCAGGAAGTTGCAAATCTGCTAGCATTTTTAGCTTCTGATTATAATACATTTATAACTGGCAGTGAAATTTTAATTGATGGAGGAAGACTCATAAGCAGAAAACCTGATCCTAACGAAATAACTTCAGGAGAAGTATAGTAAGTAGTTTATTATATTTTAATCCTAAAAAGTTTATTTTCGTATTTAATCAATTTCTAAAATGAAAATTAAGCAAAAATTAGTTAGGAGAACATAAATATTCTTTGCTTAATATACTTAAGAACGTTATTTTCATGATCTTCCATTAATTTTTTAGCCTCTTCACTATTTCTGCTTTTTATTGCTTCAAATATATCATTATGCTCTTCATATTCTTCTTTTCTTCTTTCATAACTGCTAAAAAGGGTAACTCTAATTATTTTCAATTTTACTCTAATATCATTCAGACATTCTTGAAGATATTTATTCTTACTCGCTACGGCAATGGTATTATGAAAATTACCATTTAAATTTGATAGTGTCAATGGATCAGGATCAGATTTTTCAGTCTCTATCTTTATTTCTTGTAGAAGATCGTCCATTTTTTTTAAATCTTCTTCTGTAGCCCTTTCAGAAGCTAGGTATGCTGCAGTAGCTTCTAATGGTAATCTAATTTCGTATAACATTAAAACTTCATCAGATGAGAGCGAAACTATAGAATAAGATTTATTTTCCTTTTTTATAATGCCCTCAGAAATTAGCATCTTCAAAGCTTCCCTAACTGGAGTTCTGCTCATATTCAAATCTTTACACAACTGCTCTTCAGTAATTCGTTGGCCTTGTTTGTATTTGCCTTTCAATATCATGTTTAATACATCGTTATATGCCTTTTCACTAAGATTAACAGTCATTATAACTAATTATTCATC
This genomic window from Acidianus manzaensis contains:
- a CDS encoding AMP-binding protein, coding for MIKSKNKFDIRVFGSTYEEIRKNFVWPQKFNFIESVDENSGIALIEDSKEIKYQEIKERSNGVSKFLKELGVKKGDIVAGMLPQGFNLLSALLGSYKNGSIYLSMSILFGTDAIKFRLNHSKASVVFTTSEYVKKIKEVYNTIIVSDDGGDYNYDDIEKVSIIEYNEVKENEPIHLFYTSGTTGEPKGVLLPKSWILGHLPAWQISLDFPKEKEIFITPAEWAWIGGLGDLVLPALYYGNTVITYKRQGKFDPIDFLDVLENYKVNGTFMVPTAIRMLKNHENEVKKYNLELKAIISGGEVVNPDLITWTKNNMNTDLNQIYGQTEANLVICNSPLIMKVKPEYTGPECPGHKVLILDEEGKEVTNTIGEIAIKLPDPSAMIEYYKNPDATKLKIKNNILFTGDMGYIDNEGYIKFVGRKDDIVKVSGYRLSALEIENEISKHPSVASCAVVDIQDKIRGSIIVAFIVPKEGYKPDINLENEIKTFVKNKLATYAYPRFIFFVDDLPKTVTGKLRRVELRKLAEKMIEDRERSSS
- the bgaS gene encoding beta-galactosidase BgaS, with protein sequence MIGFPNNFKFGWSQSGFQFEMGSSNSEDPNTDWYVWVHDKENIMSRIVSGDFPEDGANYWENYRIFHDNAERMHLKIARLGIEWSRIFPKPLPKPKDFKENEEDITEVEINENILREIDHYANKDAITHYREIFKDIKNREIHLILNLYHWPLPLWLHDPIRIRNGDLTGPMGWLSTRTVYEFARFSAYVAWKFDDLVDLYVTINEPNVVWGNSFIPSIKANLELRKKAFYNLVQAHARAYDAIKNISKKSVGIVYANTSFQPASENDIEAVEIAEYENRWMYFDAIIRGEIKKQEKIIREDLKNKVDWIGVNYYTRTVVKKIEDGYTRVNGYGHSCGPNSVSPSGFPCSDNGWEVAPEGLYDVLVKYWNRYHIHMYVTENGIADDMDYLRPYSLVSHIYQTNRAINEGADVRGYMHWSISDNYEWGVGFSMKFGLLKVDFPTKKLYWRPSAFVYREIAKNNGITDELEFLNRIPPVQLCRCKKEL
- a CDS encoding DUF1854 domain-containing protein; this translates as MKKATEAIKFNIKVKTDVDRNLNLKEETIEINRNEINVYEDNNLVSHYNNIVKLSLESGITIDKLIGISSDNKIFEIAYFTKKKEELFKKVIDGFNKNEQIEISDKDDENSKASMSTIKWLWNIASKYRKTLIIGAILSLITTGLNLVPPYLLKILIDSVLLSPKYSTSLYINIIVFLTLSYSFLALITSIQNRTLNNLGSKIINDLRDKLYAHSIKHDYSFIERISPSRILSRLTTDAGNTNWLLVWGLPTLLTNLFTIIGIGVILFTLDATLAMFILIPIPIIIYMIIIYRKKSHRLYHRNWRRSADITSKINDTIPYFIVVRSFSKEEYESKKLREMLDKLYESNVTINKMNATYWPLMGFIVNISTILIWWIGGHEVISGIIQLGVITAFIAYISQFYGPINNLSNVLPFIQQSLTSAERIREVLETKPQITNPENPKKPEMPAEIVLENVSFGYDPHFPVIKDVNMVIKPKEKVAIVGKSGSGKSTIAKLLLRFYDVNQGKILIGGVDIREIDLDYLRRKIAYVPQDVVLFDTTVGYNVAYGSDDINEVEIIKACKIAKIHDEILKLPFMYDTILGERGTYLSGGQRQRLSIARAIIKNPDVLIFDEATSSLDIISEREVYKAMMNVSKNKTVILVTHNVHEVMNSDKIFVLSNGKIVEEGKPNDLLNKKDGAFYSMFKEQINEENISTERNIEYDDEKINLIDDVRDIKIEPSNRRSAVNVRYNGIFYENLIPKMLFPITNSKFIGFYDQENHEIFLMRDYTKLDINSRKNLETAIAYNNLIFQVEKINEINIKGDQLEWNITTNKGKIKTYTSGRRNIVVLDSKIILIDKNDNLYEIQLDRLDKRSFKLLMETI
- the dgoD gene encoding galactonate dehydratase, which produces MKITDVKVYLVNAVWRNFTIVKIDTDDGISGYGEGTMGDFEKTIEAAVYDFKPFLIGREVNPNEIYNFLYRHFFWRGGPILMSAISAIEQALWDILGKSVNKPVYELLGGKTKDSVRVYANGFISGDRSPEEFANAVRKVVDQGFNAVKLDPFGSSGPQASRDDIEKAKSRLKAIRDAVGYNIDVMLDAHGRFNTASAVKMINEISKYEPYWVEEPVPEEDIEALKNVKDKSPITIASGERIVNKYRYREFLEKRAVDIIQPDVCHVGGIEALKEVGNMAETYYISVAPHNPNGPIATAATLNLMLILNNSLIMEYWIDAETVRRSLIKEYFNVKNSYIHPSDKPGLGIEVNEEALSRYPYKKLHLEYFSKDYKYYGDINPNVS